Proteins co-encoded in one Erinaceus europaeus chromosome 2, mEriEur2.1, whole genome shotgun sequence genomic window:
- the IL17B gene encoding interleukin-17B isoform X2 yields MDWPHSLPRSPRGKKKGQSRPGTLLPGPHQVPLDLISQAKPYARMEEYERNLGEMVAQLRNSSEPARRKCEVNLQLWLSNKRSLSPWGYSINHDPNRIPADLPEARCLCLGCVNPFTMQEDRSMVSVPVFSQVPVRRRLCPLPPRAGPCRQRAVMETIAVGCTCIF; encoded by the exons ATGGACTGGCCGCACAGCCTG CCCCGGAGTCCCAGAGGCAAGAAGAAGGGGCAGAGCCGGCCTGGGACTCTGCTCCCTGGGCCCCACCAGGTGCCGCTGGACCTGATATCCCAGGCAAAGCCGTATGCCCGCATGGAGGAATATGAGAGGAACCTTGGGGAGATGGTGGCCCAGCTGAGGAACAGCTCTGAGCCAGCCCGGAGGAAGTGTGAGGTCAACCTGCAGCTGTGGTTGTCCAACAAGAGGAGCTTATCACCCTGGGGCTACAG CATCAACCATGACCCAAACCGCATCCCTGCGGACCTGCCTGAGGCGCGGTGCCTATGCCTGGGCTGTGTGAACCCCTTCACCATGCAGGAGGACCGCAGCATGGTCAGCGTGCCGGTGTTCAGCCAGGTGCCTGTGCGTCGCCGCCTCTGCCCGTTGCCGCCCCGCGCTGGGCCCTGCCGCCAGCGGGCAGTCATGGAGACCATCGCCGTGGGCTGCACCTGCATCTTCTGA
- the IL17B gene encoding interleukin-17B isoform X1 has protein sequence MDWPHSLLLILTISIFLGLGQPRSPRGKKKGQSRPGTLLPGPHQVPLDLISQAKPYARMEEYERNLGEMVAQLRNSSEPARRKCEVNLQLWLSNKRSLSPWGYSINHDPNRIPADLPEARCLCLGCVNPFTMQEDRSMVSVPVFSQVPVRRRLCPLPPRAGPCRQRAVMETIAVGCTCIF, from the exons ATGGACTGGCCGCACAGCCTG CTGCTCATTCTCACCATCTCCATCTTCCTGGGGCTGGGCCAGCCCCGGAGTCCCAGAGGCAAGAAGAAGGGGCAGAGCCGGCCTGGGACTCTGCTCCCTGGGCCCCACCAGGTGCCGCTGGACCTGATATCCCAGGCAAAGCCGTATGCCCGCATGGAGGAATATGAGAGGAACCTTGGGGAGATGGTGGCCCAGCTGAGGAACAGCTCTGAGCCAGCCCGGAGGAAGTGTGAGGTCAACCTGCAGCTGTGGTTGTCCAACAAGAGGAGCTTATCACCCTGGGGCTACAG CATCAACCATGACCCAAACCGCATCCCTGCGGACCTGCCTGAGGCGCGGTGCCTATGCCTGGGCTGTGTGAACCCCTTCACCATGCAGGAGGACCGCAGCATGGTCAGCGTGCCGGTGTTCAGCCAGGTGCCTGTGCGTCGCCGCCTCTGCCCGTTGCCGCCCCGCGCTGGGCCCTGCCGCCAGCGGGCAGTCATGGAGACCATCGCCGTGGGCTGCACCTGCATCTTCTGA